From the Danio aesculapii chromosome 9, fDanAes4.1, whole genome shotgun sequence genome, one window contains:
- the ddx3xa gene encoding DEAD-box helicase 3 X-linked a isoform X8 translates to MSHVVVDGSHGLDQQLAVLDLNSADGQGAGTGRRYIPPHLRNKDASKNAGNAYSSGRQSGYSVAPVQSYSPGWDGSRTNGFVNGYHDGRMNGTANFTRGPLRNDRGGRGGFRGNRNGASFNQPVHNAGYGTYENKDGGWNSVVNRDAYASFGGRSDRGKSAFFNDRGASSRGRYERGGFGGGTGGNSRWVEESRDEEDWSKPTPPNERLEHELFSGSNTGINFEKYDDIPVEATGSNSPGHIESFHDVDMGEIIMGNITLSRYTRPTPVQKYAIPIIKAKRDLMACAQTGSGKTAAFLLPVLSQIYTEGPGEALQATKASTQENGKYVRRKQYPISLVLAPTRELALQIYDEARKFAYRSRVRPCVVYGGADIGQQIRDLERGCHLLVATPGRLVDMMERGKIGLDYCKYLVLDEADRMLDMGFEPQIRRIVEQDTMPPKGSRQTMMFSATFPKEIQILARDFLEEYIFLAVGRVGSTSENITQKVVWVEENDKRSFLLDLLNATGKDSLTLVFVETKKGADALEDFLYREGYACTSIHGDRSQRDREEALHQFRSGRCPIMVATAVAARGLDISNVKHVINFDLPSDIEEYVHRIGRTGRVGNLGLATSFYNDKNSNITKDLLDILVEAKQEVPSWLENLAYEHQHKSTNRGRPKRFSGGFGARDYRQMAGGGNTFGNRGARNTGGHGGNRGFGGNKGGFGSFGGDSYGGTYGNYGGNYTQVDWWGN, encoded by the exons GGCGTTACATTCCTCCTCATTTGAGAAACAAAGACGCATCAAAAAATG CAGGAAATGCTTATTCCTCTGGTAGACAGAGCGGTTATTCAGTGGCACCAGTACAGAGCT ATTCTCCAGGATGGGATGGTAGTCGTACCAATGGTTTTGTCAATGGATATCATGATGGTCGTATGAATGGGACTGCAAACTTCACCCGTGGGCCTCTTCGCAATGACCGAGGAGGACGAGGTGGCTTTCGTGGAAACAGGAATGGTGCTTCCTTTAACCAGCCAGTGCATAATGCAG GTTATGGGACATATGAAAACAAAGATGGAGGCTGGAACTCTGTGGTGAACAGGGATGCGTATGCAAGCTTTGGTGGGCGATCTGACAGAGGAAAGTCTGCATTCTTCAATGACAGAGGAGCTAGCTCAAGAGGACG GTATGAGCGTGGAGGCTTTGGAGGAGGAACAGGAGGAAACAGCCGTTGGGTTGAAGAGTCCAGAGATGAAGAGGACTGGTCAAAGCCAACGCCCCCCAATGAGCGTCTAGAACA TGAGCTGTTCTCTGGGAGCAACACGGGGATTAACTTTGAGAAGTATGATGACATTCCTGTGGAGGCCACTGGATCAAACTCTCCTGGGCATATTGAGAGT TTCCATGATGTAGACATGGGTGAGATAATTATGGGCAACATCACCCTGAGCCGCTACACACGTCCTACTCCTGTTCAAAAGTATGCAATTCCCATCATCAAGGCCAAGAGGGACCTGATGGCCTGTGCACAGACAG GCTCGGGGAAGACTGCAGCCTTTTTGCTTCCTGTGCTGAGTCAGATCTACACTGAGGGACCTGGAGAGGCACTGCAGGCCACCAAAGCCAGCACCCAG GAGAATGGAAAGTATGTTCGTCGTAAGCAGTATCCCATTTCTCTTGTCCTGGCTCCAACCAGAGAACTTGCACTTCAGATTTATGACGAGGCCAGAAAG TTTGCTTACCGCTCCAGAGTGCGGCCATGTGTAGTGTACGGTGGTGCAGATATTGGCCAGCAGATCCGTGATTTGGAAAGAGGCTGTCATCTGCTGGTGGCCACCCCTGGTCGTTTGGTAGACATGATGGAGCGGGGCAAGATTGGTCTGGATTACTGCAA ATATCTGGTGTTGGATGAAGCTGACAGAATGCTTGATATGGGTTTTGAACCTCAAATCAGGCGTATTGTGGAACAGGACACAATGCCTCCTAAAGGTTCTCGCCAGACCATGATGTTCAGTGCCACCTTCCCGAAAGAGATTCAG ATTCTGGCCCGTGACTTTCTTGAGGAGTACATCTTCCTTGCTGTGGGCCGTGTGGGCTCCACCTCAGAGAACATCACTCAGAAGGTGGTTTGGGTAGAAGAGAATGACAAGCGCTCCTTCCTCCTTGACCTGCTCAATGCTACAG GCAAGGATTCTCTCACACTAGTGTTTGTGGAGACCAAGAAGGGCGCAGACGCTCTTGAGGACTTTCTCTACCGTGAGGGCTATGCCTGCACCAGTATCCATGGTGACCGCTCTCAGCGTGATCGTGAGGAGGCGCTTCACCAGTTTCGTTCTGGACGATGCCCCATCATGGTTGCCACTGCT GTGGCTGCACGTGGCCTTGACATCTCCAACGTGAAACACGTCATCAACTTTGACTTGCCCAGTGACATTGAGGAGTATGTCCATCGCATTGGTCGTACAGGCCGCGTGGGAAACCTTG GGCTGGCCACATCCTTTTACAATGATAAGAACAGCAACATCACTAAAGATCTGCTAGACATCCTGGTGGAGGCCAAACAAGAGGTTCCTTCCTGGCTTGAGAACCTTGCCTATGAGCACCAGCACAAGAGCACCAACCGTGGACGTCCCAAAAG GTTCTCTGGTGGTTTTGGGGCCAGAGATTACCGCCAGATGGCTGGGGGTGGCAACACTTTCGGCAACCGTGGCGCTCGCAACACTGGCGGCCATGGAGGAAACAGAGGTTTTGGAGGCAATAAGG GTGGCTTTGGGAGTTTCGGTGGTGACAGCTATGGGGGCACCTATGGAAACTATGGAGGAAACTACACTCAGGTGGACTGGTGGGGCAACTAA
- the ddx3xa gene encoding DEAD-box helicase 3 X-linked a isoform X3: protein MSHVVVDGSHGLDQQLAVLDLNSADGQGAGTGRRYIPPHLRNKDASKNAGNAYSSGRQSGYSVAPVQSFSPKQYPQSWHPEGNQRHRHNYPTGWNDFRTGSQRFASQELAFYHTYTSGWPDRCASPARTDSSVATDGNEDAASVISWADRCDSPGWDGSRTNGFVNGYHDGRMNGTANFTRGPLRNDRGGRGGFRGNRNGASFNQPVHNAGYGTYENKDGGWNSVVNRDAYASFGGRSDRGKSAFFNDRGASSRGRYERGGFGGGTGGNSRWVEESRDEEDWSKPTPPNERLEHELFSGSNTGINFEKYDDIPVEATGSNSPGHIESFHDVDMGEIIMGNITLSRYTRPTPVQKYAIPIIKAKRDLMACAQTGSGKTAAFLLPVLSQIYTEGPGEALQATKASTQENGKYVRRKQYPISLVLAPTRELALQIYDEARKFAYRSRVRPCVVYGGADIGQQIRDLERGCHLLVATPGRLVDMMERGKIGLDYCKYLVLDEADRMLDMGFEPQIRRIVEQDTMPPKGSRQTMMFSATFPKEIQILARDFLEEYIFLAVGRVGSTSENITQKVVWVEENDKRSFLLDLLNATGKDSLTLVFVETKKGADALEDFLYREGYACTSIHGDRSQRDREEALHQFRSGRCPIMVATAVAARGLDISNVKHVINFDLPSDIEEYVHRIGRTGRVGNLGLATSFYNDKNSNITKDLLDILVEAKQEVPSWLENLAYEHQHKSTNRGRPKRFSGGFGARDYRQMAGGGNTFGNRGARNTGGHGGNRGFGGNKGGFGSFGGDSYGGTYGNYGGNYTQVDWWGN from the exons GGCGTTACATTCCTCCTCATTTGAGAAACAAAGACGCATCAAAAAATG CAGGAAATGCTTATTCCTCTGGTAGACAGAGCGGTTATTCAGTGGCACCAGTACAGAGCT TTTCTCCCAAACAGTATCCTCAGAGTTGGCACCCTGAGGGAAACCAAAGACACAGGCATAACTATCCAACTGGATGGAATGACTTTAGGACTG GTTCCCAGAGATTTGCGTCCCAGGAGCTCGCATTTTATCACACCTACACTAGTGGCTGGCCAGACAGATGTG CCTCTCCTGCGCGCACCGACAGCAGTGTAGCCACCGATGGAAATGAGGACGCAGCCAGTGTTATCAGCTGGGCTGATCGCTGTG ATTCTCCAGGATGGGATGGTAGTCGTACCAATGGTTTTGTCAATGGATATCATGATGGTCGTATGAATGGGACTGCAAACTTCACCCGTGGGCCTCTTCGCAATGACCGAGGAGGACGAGGTGGCTTTCGTGGAAACAGGAATGGTGCTTCCTTTAACCAGCCAGTGCATAATGCAG GTTATGGGACATATGAAAACAAAGATGGAGGCTGGAACTCTGTGGTGAACAGGGATGCGTATGCAAGCTTTGGTGGGCGATCTGACAGAGGAAAGTCTGCATTCTTCAATGACAGAGGAGCTAGCTCAAGAGGACG GTATGAGCGTGGAGGCTTTGGAGGAGGAACAGGAGGAAACAGCCGTTGGGTTGAAGAGTCCAGAGATGAAGAGGACTGGTCAAAGCCAACGCCCCCCAATGAGCGTCTAGAACA TGAGCTGTTCTCTGGGAGCAACACGGGGATTAACTTTGAGAAGTATGATGACATTCCTGTGGAGGCCACTGGATCAAACTCTCCTGGGCATATTGAGAGT TTCCATGATGTAGACATGGGTGAGATAATTATGGGCAACATCACCCTGAGCCGCTACACACGTCCTACTCCTGTTCAAAAGTATGCAATTCCCATCATCAAGGCCAAGAGGGACCTGATGGCCTGTGCACAGACAG GCTCGGGGAAGACTGCAGCCTTTTTGCTTCCTGTGCTGAGTCAGATCTACACTGAGGGACCTGGAGAGGCACTGCAGGCCACCAAAGCCAGCACCCAG GAGAATGGAAAGTATGTTCGTCGTAAGCAGTATCCCATTTCTCTTGTCCTGGCTCCAACCAGAGAACTTGCACTTCAGATTTATGACGAGGCCAGAAAG TTTGCTTACCGCTCCAGAGTGCGGCCATGTGTAGTGTACGGTGGTGCAGATATTGGCCAGCAGATCCGTGATTTGGAAAGAGGCTGTCATCTGCTGGTGGCCACCCCTGGTCGTTTGGTAGACATGATGGAGCGGGGCAAGATTGGTCTGGATTACTGCAA ATATCTGGTGTTGGATGAAGCTGACAGAATGCTTGATATGGGTTTTGAACCTCAAATCAGGCGTATTGTGGAACAGGACACAATGCCTCCTAAAGGTTCTCGCCAGACCATGATGTTCAGTGCCACCTTCCCGAAAGAGATTCAG ATTCTGGCCCGTGACTTTCTTGAGGAGTACATCTTCCTTGCTGTGGGCCGTGTGGGCTCCACCTCAGAGAACATCACTCAGAAGGTGGTTTGGGTAGAAGAGAATGACAAGCGCTCCTTCCTCCTTGACCTGCTCAATGCTACAG GCAAGGATTCTCTCACACTAGTGTTTGTGGAGACCAAGAAGGGCGCAGACGCTCTTGAGGACTTTCTCTACCGTGAGGGCTATGCCTGCACCAGTATCCATGGTGACCGCTCTCAGCGTGATCGTGAGGAGGCGCTTCACCAGTTTCGTTCTGGACGATGCCCCATCATGGTTGCCACTGCT GTGGCTGCACGTGGCCTTGACATCTCCAACGTGAAACACGTCATCAACTTTGACTTGCCCAGTGACATTGAGGAGTATGTCCATCGCATTGGTCGTACAGGCCGCGTGGGAAACCTTG GGCTGGCCACATCCTTTTACAATGATAAGAACAGCAACATCACTAAAGATCTGCTAGACATCCTGGTGGAGGCCAAACAAGAGGTTCCTTCCTGGCTTGAGAACCTTGCCTATGAGCACCAGCACAAGAGCACCAACCGTGGACGTCCCAAAAG GTTCTCTGGTGGTTTTGGGGCCAGAGATTACCGCCAGATGGCTGGGGGTGGCAACACTTTCGGCAACCGTGGCGCTCGCAACACTGGCGGCCATGGAGGAAACAGAGGTTTTGGAGGCAATAAGG GTGGCTTTGGGAGTTTCGGTGGTGACAGCTATGGGGGCACCTATGGAAACTATGGAGGAAACTACACTCAGGTGGACTGGTGGGGCAACTAA
- the ddx3xa gene encoding DEAD-box helicase 3 X-linked a isoform X1, giving the protein MSHVVVDGSHGLDQQLAVLDLNSADGQGAGTGRRYIPPHLRNKDASKNAGNAYSSGRQSGYSVAPVQSFSPKQYPQSWHPEGNQRHRHNYPTGWNDFRTGNYLERADLLLRSSICEGMVVLSALYLCLGSQRFASQELAFYHTYTSGWPDRCASPARTDSSVATDGNEDAASVISWADRCDSPGWDGSRTNGFVNGYHDGRMNGTANFTRGPLRNDRGGRGGFRGNRNGASFNQPVHNAGYGTYENKDGGWNSVVNRDAYASFGGRSDRGKSAFFNDRGASSRGRYERGGFGGGTGGNSRWVEESRDEEDWSKPTPPNERLEHELFSGSNTGINFEKYDDIPVEATGSNSPGHIESFHDVDMGEIIMGNITLSRYTRPTPVQKYAIPIIKAKRDLMACAQTGSGKTAAFLLPVLSQIYTEGPGEALQATKASTQQENGKYVRRKQYPISLVLAPTRELALQIYDEARKFAYRSRVRPCVVYGGADIGQQIRDLERGCHLLVATPGRLVDMMERGKIGLDYCKYLVLDEADRMLDMGFEPQIRRIVEQDTMPPKGSRQTMMFSATFPKEIQILARDFLEEYIFLAVGRVGSTSENITQKVVWVEENDKRSFLLDLLNATGKDSLTLVFVETKKGADALEDFLYREGYACTSIHGDRSQRDREEALHQFRSGRCPIMVATAVAARGLDISNVKHVINFDLPSDIEEYVHRIGRTGRVGNLGLATSFYNDKNSNITKDLLDILVEAKQEVPSWLENLAYEHQHKSTNRGRPKRFSGGFGARDYRQMAGGGNTFGNRGARNTGGHGGNRGFGGNKGGFGSFGGDSYGGTYGNYGGNYTQVDWWGN; this is encoded by the exons GGCGTTACATTCCTCCTCATTTGAGAAACAAAGACGCATCAAAAAATG CAGGAAATGCTTATTCCTCTGGTAGACAGAGCGGTTATTCAGTGGCACCAGTACAGAGCT TTTCTCCCAAACAGTATCCTCAGAGTTGGCACCCTGAGGGAAACCAAAGACACAGGCATAACTATCCAACTGGATGGAATGACTTTAGGACTGGTAACTATTTAGAAAGAGCTGATTTGCTATTGCGTTCCTCCATTTGTGAAGGAATGGTTGTCTTAAGTGCCCTATACCTCTGCTTAGGTTCCCAGAGATTTGCGTCCCAGGAGCTCGCATTTTATCACACCTACACTAGTGGCTGGCCAGACAGATGTG CCTCTCCTGCGCGCACCGACAGCAGTGTAGCCACCGATGGAAATGAGGACGCAGCCAGTGTTATCAGCTGGGCTGATCGCTGTG ATTCTCCAGGATGGGATGGTAGTCGTACCAATGGTTTTGTCAATGGATATCATGATGGTCGTATGAATGGGACTGCAAACTTCACCCGTGGGCCTCTTCGCAATGACCGAGGAGGACGAGGTGGCTTTCGTGGAAACAGGAATGGTGCTTCCTTTAACCAGCCAGTGCATAATGCAG GTTATGGGACATATGAAAACAAAGATGGAGGCTGGAACTCTGTGGTGAACAGGGATGCGTATGCAAGCTTTGGTGGGCGATCTGACAGAGGAAAGTCTGCATTCTTCAATGACAGAGGAGCTAGCTCAAGAGGACG GTATGAGCGTGGAGGCTTTGGAGGAGGAACAGGAGGAAACAGCCGTTGGGTTGAAGAGTCCAGAGATGAAGAGGACTGGTCAAAGCCAACGCCCCCCAATGAGCGTCTAGAACA TGAGCTGTTCTCTGGGAGCAACACGGGGATTAACTTTGAGAAGTATGATGACATTCCTGTGGAGGCCACTGGATCAAACTCTCCTGGGCATATTGAGAGT TTCCATGATGTAGACATGGGTGAGATAATTATGGGCAACATCACCCTGAGCCGCTACACACGTCCTACTCCTGTTCAAAAGTATGCAATTCCCATCATCAAGGCCAAGAGGGACCTGATGGCCTGTGCACAGACAG GCTCGGGGAAGACTGCAGCCTTTTTGCTTCCTGTGCTGAGTCAGATCTACACTGAGGGACCTGGAGAGGCACTGCAGGCCACCAAAGCCAGCACCCAG CAGGAGAATGGAAAGTATGTTCGTCGTAAGCAGTATCCCATTTCTCTTGTCCTGGCTCCAACCAGAGAACTTGCACTTCAGATTTATGACGAGGCCAGAAAG TTTGCTTACCGCTCCAGAGTGCGGCCATGTGTAGTGTACGGTGGTGCAGATATTGGCCAGCAGATCCGTGATTTGGAAAGAGGCTGTCATCTGCTGGTGGCCACCCCTGGTCGTTTGGTAGACATGATGGAGCGGGGCAAGATTGGTCTGGATTACTGCAA ATATCTGGTGTTGGATGAAGCTGACAGAATGCTTGATATGGGTTTTGAACCTCAAATCAGGCGTATTGTGGAACAGGACACAATGCCTCCTAAAGGTTCTCGCCAGACCATGATGTTCAGTGCCACCTTCCCGAAAGAGATTCAG ATTCTGGCCCGTGACTTTCTTGAGGAGTACATCTTCCTTGCTGTGGGCCGTGTGGGCTCCACCTCAGAGAACATCACTCAGAAGGTGGTTTGGGTAGAAGAGAATGACAAGCGCTCCTTCCTCCTTGACCTGCTCAATGCTACAG GCAAGGATTCTCTCACACTAGTGTTTGTGGAGACCAAGAAGGGCGCAGACGCTCTTGAGGACTTTCTCTACCGTGAGGGCTATGCCTGCACCAGTATCCATGGTGACCGCTCTCAGCGTGATCGTGAGGAGGCGCTTCACCAGTTTCGTTCTGGACGATGCCCCATCATGGTTGCCACTGCT GTGGCTGCACGTGGCCTTGACATCTCCAACGTGAAACACGTCATCAACTTTGACTTGCCCAGTGACATTGAGGAGTATGTCCATCGCATTGGTCGTACAGGCCGCGTGGGAAACCTTG GGCTGGCCACATCCTTTTACAATGATAAGAACAGCAACATCACTAAAGATCTGCTAGACATCCTGGTGGAGGCCAAACAAGAGGTTCCTTCCTGGCTTGAGAACCTTGCCTATGAGCACCAGCACAAGAGCACCAACCGTGGACGTCCCAAAAG GTTCTCTGGTGGTTTTGGGGCCAGAGATTACCGCCAGATGGCTGGGGGTGGCAACACTTTCGGCAACCGTGGCGCTCGCAACACTGGCGGCCATGGAGGAAACAGAGGTTTTGGAGGCAATAAGG GTGGCTTTGGGAGTTTCGGTGGTGACAGCTATGGGGGCACCTATGGAAACTATGGAGGAAACTACACTCAGGTGGACTGGTGGGGCAACTAA
- the ddx3xa gene encoding DEAD-box helicase 3 X-linked a isoform X2: MSHVVVDGSHGLDQQLAVLDLNSADGQGAGTGRRYIPPHLRNKDASKNAGNAYSSGRQSGYSVAPVQSFSPKQYPQSWHPEGNQRHRHNYPTGWNDFRTGSQRFASQELAFYHTYTSGWPDRCASPARTDSSVATDGNEDAASVISWADRCDSPGWDGSRTNGFVNGYHDGRMNGTANFTRGPLRNDRGGRGGFRGNRNGASFNQPVHNAGYGTYENKDGGWNSVVNRDAYASFGGRSDRGKSAFFNDRGASSRGRYERGGFGGGTGGNSRWVEESRDEEDWSKPTPPNERLEHELFSGSNTGINFEKYDDIPVEATGSNSPGHIESFHDVDMGEIIMGNITLSRYTRPTPVQKYAIPIIKAKRDLMACAQTGSGKTAAFLLPVLSQIYTEGPGEALQATKASTQQENGKYVRRKQYPISLVLAPTRELALQIYDEARKFAYRSRVRPCVVYGGADIGQQIRDLERGCHLLVATPGRLVDMMERGKIGLDYCKYLVLDEADRMLDMGFEPQIRRIVEQDTMPPKGSRQTMMFSATFPKEIQILARDFLEEYIFLAVGRVGSTSENITQKVVWVEENDKRSFLLDLLNATGKDSLTLVFVETKKGADALEDFLYREGYACTSIHGDRSQRDREEALHQFRSGRCPIMVATAVAARGLDISNVKHVINFDLPSDIEEYVHRIGRTGRVGNLGLATSFYNDKNSNITKDLLDILVEAKQEVPSWLENLAYEHQHKSTNRGRPKRFSGGFGARDYRQMAGGGNTFGNRGARNTGGHGGNRGFGGNKGGFGSFGGDSYGGTYGNYGGNYTQVDWWGN, from the exons GGCGTTACATTCCTCCTCATTTGAGAAACAAAGACGCATCAAAAAATG CAGGAAATGCTTATTCCTCTGGTAGACAGAGCGGTTATTCAGTGGCACCAGTACAGAGCT TTTCTCCCAAACAGTATCCTCAGAGTTGGCACCCTGAGGGAAACCAAAGACACAGGCATAACTATCCAACTGGATGGAATGACTTTAGGACTG GTTCCCAGAGATTTGCGTCCCAGGAGCTCGCATTTTATCACACCTACACTAGTGGCTGGCCAGACAGATGTG CCTCTCCTGCGCGCACCGACAGCAGTGTAGCCACCGATGGAAATGAGGACGCAGCCAGTGTTATCAGCTGGGCTGATCGCTGTG ATTCTCCAGGATGGGATGGTAGTCGTACCAATGGTTTTGTCAATGGATATCATGATGGTCGTATGAATGGGACTGCAAACTTCACCCGTGGGCCTCTTCGCAATGACCGAGGAGGACGAGGTGGCTTTCGTGGAAACAGGAATGGTGCTTCCTTTAACCAGCCAGTGCATAATGCAG GTTATGGGACATATGAAAACAAAGATGGAGGCTGGAACTCTGTGGTGAACAGGGATGCGTATGCAAGCTTTGGTGGGCGATCTGACAGAGGAAAGTCTGCATTCTTCAATGACAGAGGAGCTAGCTCAAGAGGACG GTATGAGCGTGGAGGCTTTGGAGGAGGAACAGGAGGAAACAGCCGTTGGGTTGAAGAGTCCAGAGATGAAGAGGACTGGTCAAAGCCAACGCCCCCCAATGAGCGTCTAGAACA TGAGCTGTTCTCTGGGAGCAACACGGGGATTAACTTTGAGAAGTATGATGACATTCCTGTGGAGGCCACTGGATCAAACTCTCCTGGGCATATTGAGAGT TTCCATGATGTAGACATGGGTGAGATAATTATGGGCAACATCACCCTGAGCCGCTACACACGTCCTACTCCTGTTCAAAAGTATGCAATTCCCATCATCAAGGCCAAGAGGGACCTGATGGCCTGTGCACAGACAG GCTCGGGGAAGACTGCAGCCTTTTTGCTTCCTGTGCTGAGTCAGATCTACACTGAGGGACCTGGAGAGGCACTGCAGGCCACCAAAGCCAGCACCCAG CAGGAGAATGGAAAGTATGTTCGTCGTAAGCAGTATCCCATTTCTCTTGTCCTGGCTCCAACCAGAGAACTTGCACTTCAGATTTATGACGAGGCCAGAAAG TTTGCTTACCGCTCCAGAGTGCGGCCATGTGTAGTGTACGGTGGTGCAGATATTGGCCAGCAGATCCGTGATTTGGAAAGAGGCTGTCATCTGCTGGTGGCCACCCCTGGTCGTTTGGTAGACATGATGGAGCGGGGCAAGATTGGTCTGGATTACTGCAA ATATCTGGTGTTGGATGAAGCTGACAGAATGCTTGATATGGGTTTTGAACCTCAAATCAGGCGTATTGTGGAACAGGACACAATGCCTCCTAAAGGTTCTCGCCAGACCATGATGTTCAGTGCCACCTTCCCGAAAGAGATTCAG ATTCTGGCCCGTGACTTTCTTGAGGAGTACATCTTCCTTGCTGTGGGCCGTGTGGGCTCCACCTCAGAGAACATCACTCAGAAGGTGGTTTGGGTAGAAGAGAATGACAAGCGCTCCTTCCTCCTTGACCTGCTCAATGCTACAG GCAAGGATTCTCTCACACTAGTGTTTGTGGAGACCAAGAAGGGCGCAGACGCTCTTGAGGACTTTCTCTACCGTGAGGGCTATGCCTGCACCAGTATCCATGGTGACCGCTCTCAGCGTGATCGTGAGGAGGCGCTTCACCAGTTTCGTTCTGGACGATGCCCCATCATGGTTGCCACTGCT GTGGCTGCACGTGGCCTTGACATCTCCAACGTGAAACACGTCATCAACTTTGACTTGCCCAGTGACATTGAGGAGTATGTCCATCGCATTGGTCGTACAGGCCGCGTGGGAAACCTTG GGCTGGCCACATCCTTTTACAATGATAAGAACAGCAACATCACTAAAGATCTGCTAGACATCCTGGTGGAGGCCAAACAAGAGGTTCCTTCCTGGCTTGAGAACCTTGCCTATGAGCACCAGCACAAGAGCACCAACCGTGGACGTCCCAAAAG GTTCTCTGGTGGTTTTGGGGCCAGAGATTACCGCCAGATGGCTGGGGGTGGCAACACTTTCGGCAACCGTGGCGCTCGCAACACTGGCGGCCATGGAGGAAACAGAGGTTTTGGAGGCAATAAGG GTGGCTTTGGGAGTTTCGGTGGTGACAGCTATGGGGGCACCTATGGAAACTATGGAGGAAACTACACTCAGGTGGACTGGTGGGGCAACTAA